Genomic segment of Deltaproteobacteria bacterium:
CTCGGCAATGACGCTTGGTTTAACCTCGGCGATAAAGACTTGGCGATGCACATCACGCGCACCAAGCTGCTGCGCGAAGGATTGCCGCTATCGGCCGTAACCGAGCGCTTGTGCTTGGCGCTTGGCGTGCGAGCAATGCTTGTGCCGATGTCAGACCAAACGATCGAGAGCCGGGTCACAACACCGCGGGGGGAAATTTCCTTTCAAGAATTTTTTGTGAAAGGTCGTTGGGCCGCCGAGGTGACGGCGGTGCGCTTTGCCGGTGCCGAGCAGAGCCGTCCGGCGCCGGGTGTTATCGAAGCGATCCAGAGCGTGAGCGGCATAATCATTTGCCCGAGCAATCCGATCACCAGCATCGGTCCGATCTTGGCAGTGCCGGGAATACGCGCTGCGCTCGAGCAAGTAACAGTGCCGGTGGTGGCGGTGAGTCCACTGATTGGCAAGGCGGCGATTTCTGGACCGGCGCACAAGCTGATGACCGCGTGCGGCTTCGAGGCGACGGCGCTGGGCGTGGCACAAAAGTACCGGGGATTGCTCAAAACGCTGCTGATAGACCACGCAGATCGAAAACTTGCCGCAGGCATCGAAGAGCTCGGAGTCGACCTCGGCGTTACCGATATCCGCATGCCAACGCTTGCGGACAAGCGTCGGCTTGCGCGCGAGGTCTTGGCTGAGGTGCGCAAATAGTGATAAGAAAATTCTTTCTACTCCCCCATGAACGTCGTCGCTCTGATACCGGTTAAAGGCTTCCGCAATGCCAAGCAGCGCTTGAGCCCGCTGCTCGGCGCGGCCGATCGCGAAGTGCTCGCGGAGACCATGTTCCGCGATGTGTTGCGCGCGGTTGTCCGCGCGCGCGGTTTGGCTGGCACTTATGTCGTTACCGGCAACGATCAAGTGGCGGCGATAACAACCGAGCTGGGCGCGGAAGTCATTCGCGAAGCCGTGGAGACCGGCGAGACCGGCGCGGTGGATTTTGCGCGGCTCGAGTTGAAAAAACGCGGCTGCGAAGCGGCGCTGATTATTCCCGGCGACATGCCGCTGGTACGCGCTCGGGATATCGAACAGGTACTCGCTCAGGTTCCCACAGATGCTAGAGCGCCTTACGCGCTGCTCGTGCCGTCGCATGATCGCCTGGGCACGAACGCATTAGTTTTGGCGCCGCCGGATTTGATCAAGCTGCGTTTTGGCTACGACAGCTTCACGTTTCACATGAGCCAGGTAACTTCGCAGGGCTTGCCGATGCGCTTTGTCGAGAACGAGGCGATTGCCCTCGATATCGATGACCCCAAAGATCTCGAATGTTTCTTAAGTCATAATCTCGCCGACGGTGATTCGACAGGCGTGGCGCGGGCCATGTTGAGCGAACGACAAGCTGAGAGCCGCCGTTCCGGTGGCGCATGAAGAAAATCGAGCTGCTCGGGGTCGAAGGGCTCGGCGAGATTCGCGCCGGGGACGCGGTTGGCAAGATCATTGCCGAGGCTTGCAGGAACGCAGGTATCGCTTTGACCGAC
This window contains:
- a CDS encoding 2-phospho-L-lactate transferase, encoding MIAVLTGGTGGAKLIEGLAAEVDPSELTIICNTGDDCVFHGLNISPDIDTILYTLAGLADTEKGWGVKGDTFTALEQLRRLGNDAWFNLGDKDLAMHITRTKLLREGLPLSAVTERLCLALGVRAMLVPMSDQTIESRVTTPRGEISFQEFFVKGRWAAEVTAVRFAGAEQSRPAPGVIEAIQSVSGIIICPSNPITSIGPILAVPGIRAALEQVTVPVVAVSPLIGKAAISGPAHKLMTACGFEATALGVAQKYRGLLKTLLIDHADRKLAAGIEELGVDLGVTDIRMPTLADKRRLAREVLAEVRK
- the cofC gene encoding 2-phospho-L-lactate guanylyltransferase, whose translation is MNVVALIPVKGFRNAKQRLSPLLGAADREVLAETMFRDVLRAVVRARGLAGTYVVTGNDQVAAITTELGAEVIREAVETGETGAVDFARLELKKRGCEAALIIPGDMPLVRARDIEQVLAQVPTDARAPYALLVPSHDRLGTNALVLAPPDLIKLRFGYDSFTFHMSQVTSQGLPMRFVENEAIALDIDDPKDLECFLSHNLADGDSTGVARAMLSERQAESRRSGGA